In Hemicordylus capensis ecotype Gifberg chromosome 13, rHemCap1.1.pri, whole genome shotgun sequence, a single window of DNA contains:
- the LOC128336566 gene encoding chemerin-like receptor 1, with amino-acid sequence MANISYSPFLTNVTFLHENTTSHAASSFLRLQKSMHLLSMVVYGVSCLLGVTGNGLVIWIAGFKMKKTVNVVWFLNLAVADFVFTFFLPLSIAYTALGFHWPFGKLLCKLNSAIAFLNMFASVFLLMVISVDRCASVVHPLWSRNYRTTKLAYRIALATWAVAFVLSSPYLIFRDTATNSKNGTSCYNNFALSSDYTGEETRRIWRARNQIMTIIRFLFGFLIPFSVILVCYSVVGFRMKQRHLTKSSKPFRIIIAVTVSFFLCYFPYHVFSLLEMSKSPLSHELKIALFLGIPLASSLAFFNSCINPILYVFVGQKKFRRSIISAFEGAFGEDFILSLSSKRKSRSISQVEIQMTT; translated from the coding sequence ATGGCCAATATCTCATATTCACCCTTCCTGACCAATGTTACCTTCTTGCATGAAAACACCACTTCACACGCAGCAAGCAGCTTCCTGCGTCTTCAAAAAAGCATGCATTTGCTTTCCATGGTGGTCTATGGTGTCTCATGTCTCCTGGGAGTGACTGGAAATGGGCTGGTCATCTGGATTGCTGGCTTCAAGATGAAGAAGACGGTGAATGTTGTGTGGTTTCTCAACCTGGCAGTCGCCGATTTTGTCTTCACGTTTTTCCTGCCCCTGAGCATCGCCTACACTGCTCTAGGCTTCCACTGGCCCTTTGGGAAACTCCTGTGCAAACTGAACAGTGCTATAGCCTTCCTGAACATGTTTGCTAGTGTCTTCCTTTTGATGGTGATCAGCGTGGACCGGTGTGCTTCAGTGGTCCACCCTCtgtggtccagaaactacaggACCACAAAGTTGGCGTACCGAATTGCACTGGCTACGTGGGCCGTCGCCTTCGTCCTCAGCTCTCCGTATCTAATTTTCCGAGATACAGCGACCAACTCCAAGAATGGCACCAGCTGCTACAACAACTTTGCGCTGTCCAGTGACTATACAGGCGAGGAGACACGAAGGATTTGGAGGGCCAGGAACCAAATCATGACCATCATTAGATTCCTGTTTGGTTTCCTCATTCCCTTTTCCGTGATCTTGGTCTGCTACAGCGTCGTTGGATTCAGGATGAAGCAGAGACACCTAACCAAATCCTCAAAGCCTTTTAGGATCATCATTGCCGTCACAGTGTCGTTTTTCCTCTGCTATTTCCCTTACCATGTCTTCTCTTTGCTGGAAATGTCCAAAAGTCCTTTAAGCCATGAGCTCAAAATCGCTCTGTTTTTAGGGATACCATTGGCTTCTAGCCTGGCTTTCTTCAACAGCTGCATCAACCCCATCCTATATGTGTTTGTAGGACAGAAGAAGTTCCGACGGTCCATCATCTCAGCCTTTGAAGGGGCATTTGGCGAGGATTTCATCTTGTCTTTATCCAGCAAGAGAAAATCTAGATCCATCTCTCAGGTGGAGATCCAGATGACTACATAA